One Streptomyces lincolnensis genomic region harbors:
- a CDS encoding AAA family ATPase, whose protein sequence is MDFGTQGPEAPADLAWLRGVDAYTMGAYPQAEEEFRAAVRIDPGMADGWLGLHALRVDTTTALLRMFRHRDRFGEQRARHRRTLNSWYWLGWWVQPVLESPRDLLLAHASHWLDGRHVPELDRALAGLPPVDTDPQVRFLHACRAYLVKDWEQLVRHTDPLLDDAMLGIEAGLFGGMARVRLEMYGQAEPLLSAALMRCRSEQPQRKELRYWLARAHEGTGRSAAALPLYRAVHRVDPAFMDTSARLAAISEGDGYDDHADLAAITLAGSGQDAIDGPDGLDPLFGMEGRELRMTEPDLPPTGPLTSVTDPAVRAKVTASTSLPAGPTDPALLEEALSELERMVGLEPVKRQVKALSAQLNMARLRAGQGLPVQPPKRHFVFSGPSGTGKTTVARILGRVFYALGLLGGDHLVEAQRADLVGEYLGQTAVKANELIDSALGGVLFVDEAYSLSNSGYGKGDAYGDEALQVLLKRAEDNRDHLVVILAGYPEGMDRLLAANPGLSSRFTTRVDFPSYRPLELTSIGEVLAAENGDVWDEEALDELRSIAGHVVDQGWIDELGNGRFLRTLYEKSCAYRDLRLSTYPGVLTRDDLSTLRLPDLMQAYGEVLSGRGPQDPSAA, encoded by the coding sequence ATGGATTTCGGCACGCAGGGCCCCGAGGCCCCGGCCGACCTCGCCTGGCTGCGAGGTGTGGACGCCTACACGATGGGCGCCTATCCACAGGCGGAAGAGGAGTTCCGGGCCGCGGTGCGGATCGATCCCGGGATGGCCGACGGCTGGCTCGGACTGCACGCGCTGCGCGTCGACACGACGACCGCGCTGCTCAGGATGTTCCGGCACCGCGACCGCTTCGGCGAACAGCGCGCACGACACCGCCGCACCCTCAACTCCTGGTACTGGCTGGGCTGGTGGGTGCAACCGGTGCTGGAGAGCCCGCGTGATCTGCTCCTCGCGCACGCCTCGCACTGGCTGGACGGCCGGCACGTCCCGGAACTGGACCGGGCTCTGGCGGGCCTGCCGCCGGTGGACACCGACCCCCAGGTCCGCTTCCTGCACGCGTGCCGCGCCTATCTCGTCAAGGACTGGGAACAACTCGTCCGGCACACCGACCCGCTGCTCGACGACGCCATGCTCGGGATCGAGGCGGGCCTCTTCGGCGGCATGGCCCGGGTCCGCCTGGAGATGTACGGACAGGCCGAACCGCTGCTCTCGGCGGCCCTGATGCGCTGCCGCAGCGAACAGCCACAGCGCAAGGAACTGCGCTACTGGCTGGCCCGGGCGCACGAGGGCACCGGCCGCAGCGCCGCCGCCCTCCCCCTCTACCGGGCCGTGCACCGCGTCGACCCGGCCTTCATGGACACCTCGGCGCGGCTCGCCGCGATCTCCGAGGGCGACGGCTACGACGACCACGCCGACCTCGCGGCGATCACGCTCGCCGGCTCCGGACAGGACGCCATCGACGGTCCCGACGGTCTCGACCCGCTCTTCGGCATGGAGGGACGGGAGCTGAGGATGACGGAGCCGGACCTGCCGCCCACCGGCCCCCTGACCTCGGTGACCGACCCCGCCGTACGCGCGAAGGTCACCGCCTCGACCTCACTGCCGGCCGGGCCGACCGACCCCGCCCTGCTGGAGGAGGCGCTCTCCGAACTGGAGCGCATGGTGGGCCTGGAACCGGTCAAACGCCAGGTCAAGGCGCTCTCCGCGCAGCTGAACATGGCCCGGCTGCGCGCCGGGCAGGGGCTGCCGGTCCAGCCGCCGAAACGGCACTTCGTCTTCTCCGGCCCCTCCGGCACCGGCAAGACCACGGTCGCGCGCATCCTCGGCCGCGTCTTCTACGCCCTCGGGCTGCTCGGCGGCGACCATCTCGTGGAGGCCCAGCGGGCCGACCTGGTCGGCGAGTACCTCGGCCAGACGGCCGTGAAGGCCAACGAGCTGATCGACTCCGCGCTCGGCGGCGTCCTCTTCGTCGACGAGGCGTACTCGCTCTCCAACTCCGGCTACGGCAAGGGCGACGCGTACGGCGACGAGGCGCTCCAGGTGCTGCTGAAGCGGGCCGAGGACAACCGCGACCACCTCGTGGTGATCCTGGCCGGCTACCCGGAGGGCATGGACCGGCTCCTCGCCGCGAACCCCGGGCTGTCCTCGCGTTTCACCACGCGGGTCGACTTTCCCTCCTACCGTCCCCTGGAGCTCACCTCCATCGGCGAGGTGCTCGCCGCGGAGAACGGCGACGTCTGGGACGAGGAGGCCCTCGACGAGCTGCGCTCGATCGCCGGGCACGTGGTCGACCAGGGGTGGATCGACGAGCTGGGCAACGGACGGTTCCTGCGGACGCTGTACGAGAAGAGCTGCGCGTACCGGGATCTGCGGTTGTCGACCTACCCGGGCGTGCTGACCCGGGACGACCTGTCGACGTTGCGGCTGCCGGACCTGATGCAGGCGTACGGGGAGGTCCTGTCGGGGCGAGGACCTCAGGATCCTTCGGCCGCATGA
- a CDS encoding PH domain-containing protein, translated as MSELPALPVTFRPGRTRAVLLTAGVAIFVVITTIALLLEQLSGGERLSFVFTGALLFGVLLMLSRPKVVADESGVTVVNIASRRRLAWAEIIQVNLRPGDPWVFLNLSDGTSLPALGIQPGIAKERAIADARTLRALAEARSTGDLP; from the coding sequence ATGTCCGAACTGCCCGCCCTGCCCGTCACCTTCCGGCCGGGCCGTACCCGTGCCGTCCTGCTCACCGCCGGTGTCGCGATCTTCGTGGTGATCACCACGATCGCCCTGCTGCTGGAGCAGCTCAGCGGCGGCGAGCGCCTCAGCTTCGTCTTCACCGGGGCGCTCCTGTTCGGGGTGCTCCTCATGCTGTCCCGGCCGAAAGTCGTCGCCGACGAGTCCGGTGTCACCGTCGTGAACATCGCCAGCCGGCGCCGCCTGGCCTGGGCCGAGATCATCCAGGTGAACCTCCGCCCCGGCGATCCCTGGGTGTTCCTCAACCTCAGCGACGGCACCAGCCTGCCGGCGCTCGGTATTCAGCCGGGCATCGCCAAGGAGCGTGCCATCGCCGACGCCCGTACGCTGCGGGCGCTCGCGGAGGCTCGTTCGACAGGGGATCTGCCGTAG
- a CDS encoding bifunctional 3,4-dihydroxy-2-butanone-4-phosphate synthase/GTP cyclohydrolase II, which translates to MTAAPILYSTDGFEDFALDPIEQAIADIAAGRPIVVVDDEDRENEGDLVIAAEKATPEIVAFMMSECRGLICAPMEGEELDRLQLPQMVADNTESMKTAFTVSVDASAAHGVTTGISASDRASTLQLLASGAAEPSDLVRPGHIFPLRARSGGVLTRDGHTEAAVDLARLAGLRPAGAIVEIAGEDGRMLRLPELIPFARKHGLTIISIEDLIAYRRTSEPTVRREAKTHLPTAFGEFTAYGYRSTVDGVEHVALVHGELGDGEDVLVRVHSECLTGDVFHSLRCDCGPQLDASLERIQSEGRGVVVYLRGHEGRGIGLLSKLRAYELQEQGHDTLDANLELGLPADARDYGAGAQILKDLGVTSVRLMTNNPDKTDALVRHGLKVTGREPMPIQAGEHNLRYLRTKRDRMGHDLPWLDTTPTSAVSTCGNQ; encoded by the coding sequence ATGACAGCGGCACCGATCCTGTACAGCACCGACGGCTTCGAGGACTTCGCGCTCGACCCGATCGAGCAGGCCATCGCAGACATCGCGGCCGGCCGCCCGATCGTGGTCGTCGACGACGAGGACCGGGAGAACGAGGGCGACCTCGTCATCGCGGCCGAGAAGGCGACCCCCGAGATCGTCGCCTTCATGATGAGCGAGTGCCGCGGCCTGATCTGCGCGCCCATGGAGGGCGAGGAACTGGACCGGCTCCAGCTCCCGCAGATGGTCGCGGACAACACCGAGTCGATGAAGACCGCGTTCACGGTCTCGGTGGACGCCTCGGCGGCCCACGGAGTGACCACCGGCATCTCCGCCTCCGACCGCGCCAGCACGCTTCAGCTGCTGGCGAGCGGCGCCGCCGAGCCGTCCGACCTCGTCCGCCCCGGCCACATCTTCCCGCTGCGGGCCAGGTCCGGCGGGGTACTCACCCGCGACGGCCACACCGAGGCCGCCGTCGACCTGGCCCGGCTCGCGGGGCTGCGCCCGGCCGGCGCCATCGTCGAGATCGCTGGCGAGGACGGCCGGATGCTCCGCCTGCCCGAGCTGATCCCCTTCGCCCGCAAGCACGGCCTGACGATCATCTCCATCGAGGACCTGATCGCCTACCGCCGTACCAGCGAACCCACCGTCCGCCGCGAGGCCAAGACCCATCTGCCCACCGCCTTCGGTGAGTTCACGGCCTACGGCTACCGCTCCACCGTCGACGGCGTCGAGCATGTCGCCCTCGTGCACGGCGAGCTCGGCGACGGCGAGGACGTCCTGGTCCGCGTCCACTCCGAGTGCCTGACCGGCGACGTCTTCCACTCCCTGCGCTGCGACTGCGGCCCTCAGCTGGACGCCTCCCTGGAGCGCATCCAGAGCGAGGGCAGGGGAGTGGTGGTCTACCTGCGCGGCCACGAGGGACGCGGCATCGGCCTGCTGTCCAAGCTCCGGGCGTACGAACTCCAGGAACAGGGCCACGACACCCTCGACGCCAACCTGGAGCTCGGCCTGCCGGCCGACGCCCGGGACTACGGCGCCGGCGCGCAGATCCTGAAGGACCTGGGCGTCACTAGCGTGCGCCTGATGACCAACAACCCCGACAAGACCGACGCGCTCGTCCGCCACGGACTGAAGGTCACCGGCCGCGAGCCGATGCCCATACAGGCGGGCGAGCACAACCTCCGCTACCTGCGCACCAAGCGGGACCGGATGGGCCACGACCTGCCCTGGCTGGACACGACCCCCACGTCGGCCGTGTCCACCTGCGGCAACCAGTGA
- a CDS encoding nicotinamide mononucleotide transporter family protein, which translates to MNWLNSEAFTLFGQRIIWSDMVGNIFGLITLALGWRRSIWTWSTQFLSGLILFVAFYGHLAGSAGKQIVVMVVAVYGWWQWNRSRGQSADGHITPRFATGRERVAMVAAAAAGTVAVALLFKAYPSLSWDPWPDAYIFVGTIVAMYAQARGMVEFWFAWLLVDLVGVPLNFANGYAFSGFVYVIYGALVLWGMRDWWLRSRKASQPVMEGAPA; encoded by the coding sequence GTGAACTGGCTGAACTCCGAGGCGTTCACGCTCTTCGGCCAGCGCATCATCTGGTCCGACATGGTCGGCAACATCTTCGGCCTGATCACGCTCGCCCTCGGCTGGCGTCGTTCCATCTGGACCTGGAGCACCCAGTTCCTGTCCGGCCTCATCCTCTTCGTGGCCTTCTACGGCCATCTGGCGGGCAGCGCCGGCAAGCAGATCGTCGTCATGGTCGTCGCCGTGTACGGCTGGTGGCAGTGGAACCGCAGCCGGGGGCAGTCCGCGGACGGCCACATCACCCCGCGGTTCGCCACCGGGCGCGAGCGCGTGGCCATGGTCGCGGCCGCGGCCGCGGGCACGGTCGCGGTGGCCCTGCTCTTCAAGGCCTACCCGAGCCTGTCCTGGGACCCCTGGCCCGACGCCTACATCTTCGTCGGCACCATCGTCGCCATGTACGCCCAGGCCCGCGGCATGGTCGAGTTCTGGTTCGCCTGGCTGCTGGTCGACCTGGTCGGCGTCCCGCTGAACTTCGCCAACGGCTACGCCTTCTCCGGCTTCGTCTACGTCATCTACGGCGCGCTCGTCCTGTGGGGCATGCGCGACTGGTGGCTGCGCTCCCGCAAGGCCTCGCAGCCCGTCATGGAAGGAGCGCCGGCATGA
- the ribH gene encoding 6,7-dimethyl-8-ribityllumazine synthase: MSGKGAPELSVRNVGDLRVAVIAAQWHEKVMDGLVDGALRALRDLGIDEPTLLRVPGSWELPVVAKVLAGRGYDAIVALGVVIRGGTPHFEYVCQGVTQGLTQVSVDTGVPIGFGVLTCDTEEQALDRAGIEGSSEDKGHEAVTAAVATAATLRSVSEPWR; the protein is encoded by the coding sequence GTGAGTGGCAAGGGCGCACCCGAACTGTCCGTACGCAACGTCGGAGACCTCCGGGTCGCCGTCATCGCGGCACAGTGGCACGAGAAGGTGATGGACGGTCTGGTGGACGGCGCCCTGCGCGCCCTGCGCGACCTGGGCATCGACGAGCCGACCCTGCTCAGGGTCCCCGGCAGCTGGGAACTCCCGGTCGTCGCCAAGGTCCTCGCCGGGCGCGGCTACGACGCGATCGTCGCCCTCGGCGTCGTGATCCGCGGCGGCACCCCCCACTTCGAGTACGTGTGCCAGGGCGTCACCCAGGGCCTCACCCAGGTCTCCGTGGACACCGGCGTGCCCATCGGCTTCGGCGTGCTGACCTGCGACACCGAGGAGCAGGCCCTGGACCGGGCCGGAATCGAGGGCTCCAGTGAGGACAAGGGGCACGAGGCGGTGACGGCGGCGGTGGCGACCGCAGCCACCCTCCGCTCAGTATCTGAACCGTGGCGATAG
- a CDS encoding riboflavin synthase, whose protein sequence is MFTGIVEELGEVTAVEILDDASRFRLRGPVVTEGAKHGDSIAVNGVCLTVVEHEGEEFTADVMAETLNRSSLGALAVGSRVNLERPMAVGARLGGHIVQGHVDGTGEVLERKPSENWEIVKISLPADLTRYVVEKGSITVDGISLTVVDAGPDFFTVSLIPTTLDLTTLGLKQPGDPVNLEVDVIAKYVERLMGSQGAGR, encoded by the coding sequence GTGTTCACCGGAATCGTCGAAGAACTGGGTGAGGTCACCGCCGTCGAGATCCTCGACGACGCCTCCCGCTTCCGTCTGCGCGGACCGGTCGTCACGGAGGGCGCCAAACACGGCGACTCCATCGCCGTCAACGGCGTCTGCCTCACCGTCGTGGAGCACGAGGGCGAGGAGTTCACCGCCGACGTCATGGCGGAGACCCTGAACCGTTCCAGCCTCGGCGCCCTCGCCGTCGGCTCCCGCGTCAACCTGGAACGCCCCATGGCCGTGGGCGCGCGCCTCGGCGGGCACATCGTGCAGGGCCATGTCGACGGCACCGGCGAGGTGCTGGAGCGCAAGCCGTCCGAGAACTGGGAGATCGTCAAGATCTCGCTCCCCGCGGACCTCACGCGCTATGTCGTCGAGAAGGGCTCCATCACCGTCGACGGCATCAGCCTCACCGTCGTCGACGCCGGCCCCGACTTCTTCACGGTCAGCCTCATCCCCACCACCCTCGACCTGACCACGCTCGGCCTCAAGCAGCCCGGCGACCCGGTCAACCTCGAGGTCGACGTTATCGCCAAGTACGTCGAGCGGCTGATGGGCAGTCAGGGGGCAGGCCGGTGA
- the hisG gene encoding ATP phosphoribosyltransferase has product MLRIAVPNKGSLSGPAAEMLHEAGYQQRRESKELRIVDPVNEVEFFYLRPRDIAIYVSSGRLDIGITGRDLLIDSAAEAEEILPLGFARSTFRFAAKPGTANGVEDLKGRTVATSYEGIVEGHLADKGVDASVVHLDGAVETAIELGVAEVIADVVETGTSLRNAGLEVFGEPIMKSEAVVIRRTGADAEELKVQQFLRRLQGVLVARTYVMMDYDCRVEQLEKAVALTPGLESPTVSPLHNEGWVAVRAMVPAKEAQRIMDDLYDIGARAILTTAIHACRL; this is encoded by the coding sequence ATGCTGCGCATCGCCGTCCCCAACAAGGGTTCCCTCTCCGGCCCTGCGGCGGAGATGCTGCATGAGGCCGGCTACCAGCAGCGCCGGGAGTCCAAGGAACTGCGGATCGTCGACCCGGTGAACGAGGTCGAGTTCTTCTACCTCCGCCCCCGCGACATCGCGATCTACGTCTCCTCCGGCCGGCTCGACATCGGCATCACCGGCCGCGACCTGCTGATCGACTCCGCCGCCGAGGCCGAGGAGATCCTGCCGCTCGGCTTCGCCCGCTCCACCTTCCGCTTCGCCGCCAAGCCGGGCACGGCGAACGGCGTCGAGGACCTCAAGGGCAGGACCGTCGCCACCTCCTACGAGGGCATCGTCGAGGGACACCTGGCCGACAAGGGCGTCGACGCCTCCGTCGTCCACCTCGACGGCGCCGTCGAGACCGCCATCGAGCTGGGCGTCGCCGAGGTCATCGCCGATGTCGTCGAGACCGGCACCTCGCTGCGCAACGCGGGCCTGGAGGTCTTCGGCGAGCCCATCATGAAGTCCGAGGCCGTCGTGATCCGCCGCACCGGCGCGGACGCGGAAGAGCTCAAGGTGCAGCAGTTCCTGCGCCGCCTCCAGGGCGTCCTCGTCGCCCGGACCTACGTGATGATGGACTACGACTGCCGCGTCGAGCAGCTGGAGAAGGCCGTCGCCCTCACCCCCGGCCTGGAGTCCCCGACCGTCTCCCCGCTGCACAACGAGGGCTGGGTCGCCGTCCGTGCGATGGTCCCCGCCAAGGAAGCCCAGCGGATCATGGACGACCTGTACGACATCGGCGCCCGGGCCATCCTGACCACGGCCATCCACGCCTGCCGTCTCTGA
- a CDS encoding hemolysin family protein translates to MSVLQLLFAALLVLANGFFVGAEFALVSVRRSQIEPLGTARARQVLHGLERLPEMMAAAQFGITLCSLTLGAVAEPTVAHLLEPVFEWIHLPHGMIHPLGYVIALAAVVFFHLVIGEMVPKNLAMAAPEKVALWLSPGLVAFARLCKPITVALGACAQGILRLFHVEPKDEVEAVFTSEQLNRLVENSGQAGLLDPEEQERLEDALELGSRPVTDVLLRRESLVTVSPSVTPGRIVELTGRTGYSRFPVAAENGAFMGYVHVKDVLDLEDSERAVPQQVWRPMTTLRSELPLDDALTVMRRAATHLAQVADASGRVLGLVALEDVLELLVGEVRDPAHRELPEVRVTEPRSSEEVLAS, encoded by the coding sequence ATGAGCGTCCTCCAGCTTCTCTTCGCCGCGCTGCTCGTGCTCGCCAACGGCTTCTTCGTCGGCGCCGAGTTCGCGCTCGTCTCGGTCCGCCGCAGCCAGATCGAACCCCTCGGCACCGCCCGGGCCCGGCAGGTCCTGCACGGCCTGGAGCGGCTGCCGGAGATGATGGCCGCCGCCCAGTTCGGCATCACCCTCTGCTCGCTCACCCTGGGCGCGGTCGCCGAACCGACGGTCGCCCATCTGCTGGAGCCGGTCTTCGAGTGGATCCACCTGCCCCACGGCATGATCCATCCGCTCGGCTATGTGATCGCCCTGGCGGCGGTCGTCTTCTTCCACCTCGTCATCGGCGAGATGGTCCCGAAGAACCTCGCGATGGCGGCCCCCGAGAAGGTCGCGCTGTGGCTCAGCCCCGGTCTGGTCGCCTTCGCCCGCCTGTGCAAGCCGATCACCGTCGCTCTCGGCGCCTGCGCCCAGGGCATCCTGCGCCTCTTCCACGTCGAGCCCAAGGACGAGGTGGAGGCCGTCTTCACCAGCGAGCAGCTCAACCGGCTCGTGGAGAACTCCGGCCAGGCCGGCCTTCTCGACCCCGAGGAGCAGGAACGCCTGGAGGACGCCCTGGAGCTGGGCTCGCGCCCGGTGACGGACGTGCTGCTGCGGCGGGAGTCGCTGGTCACGGTGAGCCCCTCGGTCACCCCGGGCCGGATCGTCGAGCTCACCGGTCGCACCGGCTACTCCCGCTTCCCCGTCGCCGCGGAGAACGGCGCCTTCATGGGATACGTCCACGTCAAGGACGTGCTCGATCTGGAGGACTCCGAGCGGGCGGTACCGCAGCAGGTCTGGCGGCCGATGACGACGCTGAGGTCCGAACTGCCCCTGGACGACGCGCTGACGGTGATGCGGCGGGCGGCCACGCACCTGGCTCAGGTGGCGGACGCGTCGGGTCGCGTGCTCGGCCTGGTGGCGCTGGAGGATGTGCTGGAACTGCTGGTGGGAGAGGTACGGGATCCGGCGCACCGGGAGCTGCCGGAGGTGCGCGTCACCGAGCCCCGGAGCAGCGAGGAGGTTCTGGCCTCGTAG
- a CDS encoding phosphoribosyl-ATP diphosphatase: protein MSNKTFEELFTELQHKAANGDPATSRTAELVGKGVHAIGKKVVEEAAEVWMAAEYEGKEAAAEEISQLLYHVQVMMVARGISLDDVYAHL, encoded by the coding sequence ATGTCCAATAAGACGTTCGAGGAGCTCTTCACCGAGCTCCAGCACAAGGCCGCCAACGGCGATCCCGCCACTTCCCGCACCGCAGAGCTGGTCGGCAAGGGCGTCCATGCCATCGGCAAGAAGGTCGTCGAAGAGGCCGCCGAGGTCTGGATGGCCGCCGAGTACGAGGGCAAGGAAGCGGCCGCCGAGGAGATCTCGCAGCTGCTCTACCACGTCCAGGTGATGATGGTCGCGCGGGGGATCTCCCTCGACGACGTCTACGCCCACCTCTGA
- a CDS encoding ROK family transcriptional regulator produces the protein MPASPSTARAINDRLALRLLQQEGPLTAGRLKQLTGLSRPSVADLVERLTASGLIAVVGESGEQRRGPNAKLYGIVADRAHLAALDVRTEGVSVLVSDLLGRVFAEASAPIGDDAGTGPAVEQAVALVERVAKEAGADRLHTVGIGVPGLIDPVSGELRDSSGLPAWHRRLVDALQERLPRARVSVENETNLAALAEQRDGAARDRDTFVLLWFGMGIGAAVVLDGKLRRGASGGTGEIGFLPVPGTTGLPSATDCGGGFHSLAAAGAIAGLAAECGVTAVPLAHEPRAAALVREAVDGAPSPAADRFLDALADRVALGAAAVISVLDPGCVVLAGEIGRAGGTVLAARVQERLARMSPLPTEVRASSLGGEAVLRGALLTARDRAQDELFAPAR, from the coding sequence ATGCCCGCATCCCCGAGCACGGCCCGGGCCATCAACGACCGGCTCGCCCTGCGACTGCTCCAGCAGGAGGGCCCGCTGACGGCGGGCCGGCTGAAGCAGCTCACCGGCCTGTCCCGGCCGTCCGTCGCCGACCTCGTCGAACGCCTCACCGCCTCCGGGCTGATCGCGGTGGTGGGCGAGTCGGGGGAGCAGCGGCGCGGCCCGAACGCGAAGCTCTACGGCATCGTCGCCGACCGGGCGCATCTGGCCGCCCTCGACGTCCGCACCGAGGGCGTCTCCGTCCTCGTGTCCGACCTGCTCGGGCGGGTGTTCGCCGAGGCGTCCGCGCCGATCGGCGACGACGCCGGGACCGGGCCCGCGGTGGAACAGGCGGTCGCGTTGGTCGAACGCGTGGCCAAGGAGGCGGGGGCGGACCGGCTGCACACCGTCGGCATCGGCGTCCCCGGCCTGATCGACCCCGTGAGCGGCGAGCTCCGCGACTCCTCCGGCCTGCCCGCATGGCATCGGCGGCTGGTCGACGCCCTCCAGGAGCGGCTGCCCCGGGCCCGCGTCAGCGTGGAGAACGAGACCAACCTCGCCGCCCTGGCCGAGCAGCGCGACGGGGCCGCCCGGGACCGGGACACCTTCGTGCTGCTCTGGTTCGGCATGGGCATCGGAGCCGCCGTCGTCCTCGACGGAAAGCTGCGCCGGGGGGCCTCCGGCGGCACCGGCGAGATCGGCTTCCTCCCGGTCCCTGGCACGACCGGTCTGCCCTCGGCCACCGACTGCGGCGGCGGCTTCCACTCCCTCGCGGCGGCGGGCGCGATCGCCGGTCTCGCGGCCGAGTGCGGGGTGACGGCCGTGCCCCTGGCCCATGAGCCGCGGGCGGCGGCGCTGGTGCGGGAGGCGGTGGACGGAGCGCCGAGCCCCGCCGCCGACCGCTTCCTCGACGCGCTCGCCGACCGGGTCGCCCTGGGGGCCGCCGCCGTCATCTCCGTACTGGACCCCGGATGTGTGGTGCTGGCCGGCGAGATCGGCCGGGCGGGCGGCACGGTCCTCGCCGCGCGGGTCCAGGAGCGGCTGGCGCGGATGTCGCCGCTGCCCACGGAGGTACGGGCGAGCAGCCTGGGCGGGGAGGCGGTGCTGCGCGGCGCGCTGCTCACGGCGCGGGACCGGGCGCAGGACGAGCTGTTCGCGCCTGCGCGCTAG
- a CDS encoding hemolysin family protein encodes MTIPLLLLGAAFLLILANGFFVAAEFGLVTVEATDAEKAAAEGDRRARTVVESLKELSFQLSGTQLGITITSLVVGMLAEPALAQLLDGPITAVGVPEGAVSGVAVVIGMLLASAVQMVIGELVPKNWAVSKPMQVARFVAGPQHAFARLFRPVIAGLNAVANRLVRALGIEPAVELASARTPGELVSLARHSAQAGALEQDTADLFVRSLSLAELTAQHVMTPRVKVSALQSSATAEDVVNLTRATGLSRFPVYREKIDEIVGMVHLKDALSVPVQDRLRTPVGRIARPALLVPETLPVKPLLSRLRSEQPIAVVVDEYGGTAGVVTLEDIVEEIVGEVRDEHDGQDLPELAAAPPEDGRLAWDADGSCRVDVLQRIGLEVPEGPYETVAGLVADLLGRIPAVGDRAELPGWRLSVRQVGHYRAERVRLVRTVPAVNVMESVR; translated from the coding sequence ATGACCATCCCCCTGCTCCTGCTGGGAGCGGCGTTCCTGCTGATTCTGGCCAACGGTTTCTTCGTGGCGGCCGAGTTCGGTCTCGTCACGGTCGAGGCCACCGACGCCGAGAAGGCCGCGGCCGAGGGCGACCGGCGGGCCCGTACCGTCGTCGAGTCCCTCAAGGAGCTGTCCTTCCAGCTCTCCGGCACCCAGCTCGGCATCACCATCACCTCCCTCGTCGTCGGCATGCTCGCCGAACCGGCGCTCGCGCAGCTGCTGGACGGGCCGATCACCGCGGTCGGCGTCCCCGAGGGAGCCGTCTCCGGTGTGGCCGTCGTCATCGGCATGCTGCTGGCCTCGGCCGTGCAGATGGTGATCGGCGAACTCGTGCCCAAGAACTGGGCGGTCTCCAAGCCGATGCAGGTCGCGCGCTTCGTCGCCGGCCCGCAGCACGCCTTCGCCCGGCTGTTCCGCCCGGTCATCGCCGGCCTCAACGCGGTCGCCAACCGCCTCGTCCGCGCGCTCGGCATCGAGCCCGCGGTGGAACTGGCCTCCGCCCGCACCCCGGGCGAGCTGGTCTCCCTGGCCCGGCACTCCGCCCAGGCCGGCGCCCTGGAGCAGGACACCGCAGACCTGTTCGTCCGCTCGCTCTCGCTCGCCGAGCTGACCGCGCAGCACGTCATGACCCCGCGCGTGAAGGTCAGCGCCCTCCAGTCGTCGGCGACCGCCGAGGACGTCGTCAACCTGACCCGGGCCACCGGGCTGTCCCGCTTCCCCGTCTACCGCGAGAAGATCGACGAGATCGTCGGCATGGTGCACCTCAAGGACGCGCTGTCCGTGCCCGTGCAGGACCGGCTGCGCACCCCCGTCGGCCGGATCGCCCGCCCGGCGCTGCTCGTCCCCGAGACCCTTCCCGTCAAGCCCCTGCTGTCCCGGCTGCGCAGCGAGCAGCCCATCGCCGTCGTCGTCGACGAGTACGGCGGCACGGCCGGTGTGGTCACGCTGGAGGACATCGTCGAGGAGATCGTCGGTGAGGTCCGCGACGAGCACGACGGGCAGGACCTGCCCGAACTCGCCGCCGCCCCGCCGGAGGACGGCCGCCTCGCCTGGGACGCCGACGGCAGCTGCCGGGTCGACGTCCTCCAGCGCATAGGCCTGGAGGTGCCCGAGGGCCCGTACGAGACCGTCGCGGGCCTGGTCGCCGACCTGCTCGGCCGTATCCCCGCCGTCGGCGACAGGGCCGAACTGCCCGGCTGGCGGCTGTCCGTGCGCCAGGTGGGGCACTACCGCGCCGAGCGGGTCCGGCTGGTGCGCACGGTCCCCGCGGTGAACGTCATGGAGTCCGTCCGATGA